From the Bacillus thuringiensis genome, the window GCCATGCATTAAATCATAAAACCGTTCGACGTTTAATGAATATCCTGGGATTAAAATGTCTTGTTCGATTAAAAAAATATCGTTCATATAAAGGGACTGTCGGGAAATTCGCTCCTAATATTTTAAAACGTAATTTTCACGCATCAAAACCAAACGAGAAATGGGTAACAGATGTGACGGAGTTCCACTTACATGGTAAAAAACTATATCTATCACCCATTTAAGACTTATATAACGGAGAAATTATAGCTTACAATATAGAACATAGACCTGCCTATTCCCTTGTTTCTAAAATGTTAAATAAGGCGTTTCAATGTTTGAATGATAAGGAAACTCCTATTTTACACTCGGATCAAGGTTGGCATTATCAAATGCGACAATATCATCAGTCGCTTAAAAAACATAACGTTATCCAAAGTATGTCCCGTAAGGGAAATTGCTTAGATAATGCAGTCATGGAAAATTTCTTTGGCTTATTAAAGTCTGAATTACTTTATCTTAAAGAGTTTGAAAGTATGGAACAATTTAAGCAAGAACTAGAAACTTATATTCATTACTACAATCACAAAAGAATTAAAACAAAACTAAAAGGATTGTCCCCCGTGCAATACAGAGTTCAATCCTTAGTAGCTGCTTAATATATTTGTCTAATTTTTTGGGTTCAGTTCACAAAATTGTTAGGGACTTTTTACGATACTTTCTAGGGATTTCGCAAAAAAAACACACGAAAGTATATTAATTATAACATATTTATTTTCAAATTATTCAAAAATATAACAAAACATGTTTGTGTATATACGCCTTGCACATGCGACAATTCTTTCCTACCAGATACAGGTAGAACATACGACTTACGATGTGTACATGATAGATGTACACACTTCGTTAACAATGAGACTCCTTCTTCATTTATTGTCTTTTTTCAATATGGATCCCCTGTAGACTGGTTTGATTTAATTGATGTTTTTCATCAAACCATAATAAAAAAGAATCTTTTATTAACAGGAAAATACCACTCTTTTGTAACTTGCTTCCAAAGGAACTGACCCATATACAATCCCCACGTTTTATATATTGACAAAGATGATTCTTCTCACCCTTTTTCCTACAATTGTTACACTCACATACTCTTTGTTGTCTCATACGCCTTCACCTTCTAACAAAAGATTTTACCAATTATTAAAATAACATGTTCCCCCATATTTCTACTGGTATTTCAAGATGTACATGCTTCAAACAAGCATACTTCTATGTTAGGTGTACCCTAACAGTATGTTCCTCGTTACCTTCTTCTATATACAATAGCCTATGTCAATCTTTCTTCATTGGAATAGGCTTTTGCCTATTTGAAATCATTTCTAATCCATTTTTAATGCATGCACTTTGACATCTCCATATGCAATCATAAGTATGTTTTTGTATTTTTGTAGTAAAAGGCCCAATCCTCTACCCCTTCTTTTGCATATAACATACTGTAGTTTAAAAACAAAAAATGAGGTGACACAAGAATGTCTAGAAGAAGATTTCAGCATTTATGTGAAGGCGATCGTATCCGTGTCTATTCTGCAGGAAATAGGCTAGATGGCGAAGGAACATTTATTCGATTTTTAGAAGATGGCGATGAAGACTTTTTATATTGGATTAATCGTCGTGGAAATCTAAACTATACGAGTTTAGATGCGATTAATATTGAAAAAATACGCCATGATTGTTGTGACCGGGATCGCGACCGCGATCTTGACTAATACTCTCTTTGTTATCTAAAATCCCTATCTACATTCTCCTAGATCTATTCTCTTTTTTCTCATTTTACTTGTCATGGATGATTGCATCTTAAAACCACAGAATTCCTACAAACATCAAGGCGAGATATGGCATTCTTCATATATCTCGTCTTTTTTATGATAAATCTTCAAATCATTCGTCTGTATAAATAATTTCATCCTTTCCTTACCAGAAAAGATTTCACCCTTGTAAGGAAACAGTTCTTTTTATAGCTCTTAATGGAGCTCTTCTTTTAGTAAAATAGTAGGCTCCTCTCTTGATCAAAAAGAAGTTTTGTCACATATCCTATTGTATAAAAATAATATCTTAAACAGAATGGATGTGAATAAAATGAAACAAGAAAATGAAAATGGGTATGAAATAGAAGTCGAACAAATTGAGACAAAAATCGAATGTGAAAGTTGTTGTATTTCTCCAGGTGAACATACTGGTATATCTGGAGGGGTAGCTTTAACTGGATTTATTGATGTAGAAAAAATCATAACGGTAAAAAATAACGGGTGCAAAGAAAAATTGTTTTTAGAGAAAAAACTTCCCTTTCAAATTGTCATTTTAAATTTAGGGAGACAAAATGACAATGCGAGCGTTAAACCGAAAAAATCCTCCTAATCTTTCATAGCCTATAAATATTCTATAATTAGCAAGGTATAGGGAGAATCGTGCAGTCAAGATATTTTGAATTACCACCGAAAATACAATGGCATACACAAATCAATATATCTACCTTTAGCAAAAGGAGAATTTGATGTGTTTTTCGTTTCAAATGTGTGAGACAATAAGCAGGAGTCGATAAAGCAATTAAAATATATCCAATTTTCTTCCCCCTAAGTAACGGCGCCAATCTATGTTGGCGCCCTAATTTTATTTTGTCATCAAAATAGGAAAATGAATAGAAAAATAGAGATTTATTATGCTTTACGCTGGTTTTTGAAAATGCATACGAGTAAAGGATTATCGAATTTTCTTTAGAAAATAAATATACTACTATTTAAATTTTTCTACATTTAAACTAAAAACACAATTTCCCCCTTAGCAAAGTGGAAAAATCGTGTTTTTAGTTTTGATAATTATGTTATCCTTTATTTGAGTGTTATTCTTATTGTATAAGCATTATGTCATAAGCATGTATCAAAAACTTCTTTATCAAGTATTTCCCGAAAAAGCACTCGAAAGATTACAGATTGTTGGGAACCCTTTAGGGATTCCCAACAATCTGTAATCTTTTTTGATTTTAGTGAAAGAAAACCATATAAAATCATAGACTTTATAAAAATAGCCCGCCACCAGACCCTTTTTGGTTAGATGGAGAGCTATTTTTTTCATGCTTTGGCAAGCAGTGGTGAGATAAGCCTGCATTTGGACAGATTTCATTCCTCGAAATCGAGCATATCGATAGCCATATATTCCTTTGGCGTCCGCAAAGCTTCGCTCTATAGTGGAACCGCGTACTTTATACAGCTTTTTTCTTGTAGCCATTAGTTTGTTTTTTCTAGCGATATCTTTATATTTCTCCCACATACGATGAGTCATAACTTTTTGTTTCTTTGAAAAGCAATCCTTACGTAGTGAATAAACAGTACAGCCTTCTGGATTTGATTTGTATTGACAATATCCTTCGCAATCCATTGTCATATATTCTAAAATACACCCATTGGACAAACAAATACATTCATTTCTTTTATATATTTAAATTGTATTTCGGTACTTCTTTATTTTGTTTTCCAAATCAGCGATTCCTCATCACCATAAATATATTTCTTTCTGATAAATTCTTACAGATATAGCCTGTAAAATAGCCCGCATCAAGAGCGACAACTTTTATTTTGAATCTGAATTTATCAATCTGAGCTCGGAATCTGCCATATTTCCAGCCGTTACATAGGTATCTGTAATACTATTGTACTTCGCATCAGTCTTAAGATGATCCAAGAACCATCCCTCATTAAAAATCTACTATCTGGCTCAGTTGTACTGATACGTTTTTTTGGTAGGGGTATCACTTTCCTTTCTAGGTTTTAATTCTTTTTTCCATGTACCTCACGATCTTCGACTACTGCAGCTTCTAGCTCATCTATAAAAAAATTTGCCTTTTGTTTTTTATATTTATGTACAAATTTATTTTTATTAGCATTCGCATGTATAATCTCCTACAGCAAAATGGGCGAAAATCTCATCGATATGAGAGAAAAGATTCTTTAATAAATTAGGTCTCGTTTACAATTATACCATTTCTAATAATCAAGCGACCTAATCCAAAAAATGAAACCAAATAGGGTTTATCTCGCATGCAAATCTTTAAATTCTCTATACATGACCTTTATAAAAAAGAGACAAACTCTATAATAATTGATGTTGTATGAACCTATCTAAATAGCGATATATAGTGACCTCTTTATAAAAATTATTAAAATAAGATAATATAATCTTTGACATCCACTACATTAATGTAGTGGATGTCAGTGTGGACGCACAATGATAATTAAAAGATTTTGCGCATTTTCTACATTGTATGTCTTTTGGGAATTCGTTTAGTATAAATTTCCAAAAAATAATTTATTGTAAAATAATGTTAAATATTATATATTATTTTTAATTATGATGGTTTAATTTAAATTTTTAACAAAGGGAGAAGGATTTTTAATGTTAAAGAAAAGTTTAGTTACAGTAATCGGGGCAGCAAGTATATTAGGTATTGGTGCTGGAAGTTCTAGTGCTAGTACAATTCAACACCATTCACAACCAGTTATCGATTCTGAAGAATTAGTAGTACTACCTACTTCTTCAGAATTTAATAAAGGAGAAACACAAAACGAATCAAACTTACCTTCAACAAGAGCAACTTTCAATATCACAGCTAGTCTAGGTAAAAATTCTTATATAAAATCTAGTAATTCGTTTTATATTGAGGGTGTTGCAAAACTCATAAATATCCAAACATGAATGCATAAAAAAAATCCGTTTTCCTGTAAGAATGATAGTAATCCAAACTATCTCCAGAAAGGACGGATTTACTAGTATGATAACCAATTTTGATCAGAATCAATCCATTTTACAAATTTTATTTGCGTATGTAGACAGTTTAACCCTAGAAGGCGTTCCGCCTATTACAGGCCATCCACCCATTTGTAGAAAAGCTTTACTCAAATGTTTTCTCTTGAAAACCGTATTCCAAATCAATTCTTTACGCAAATTGACTCGTTTTTTGCATCAATATCCTTCCTTTCGTGCATCTTGTGGTTTATCTTTTGTTCCTCATATTTCTACTTTTTCACGTGTAGGCACTTGGTTTCGTGAAAAAGGTATTCCAATCATTCATGAATAGGTTCTTCAGGAACTTAATTTAGGACTGATTCCTTGTGTCTTAATTGATAGCTCGGCCTTACGGAGTAGTTTGTATGATTCACAAGCGAAGTGGGGGGAATCGACTCGTTATGGTTGGTATAAAGGATATAAGGCTCATGTTTGTTCAACACCAGAAGGTGTTGTATTATCTTACGCGTTTACAACAGCGAACGTACACGATAGCAAGATGGCTCCTGTACTACTTCAAGACATAGAAGACCAACGTGTGTTATTTTCTATAGCAGACACCGCTTATGATAGCCAACACATTTATAAAATTGCAGGTACGTTTGATATCTTTCCGGTAAATCCCATTAATTCACGAAATGGCGAACAAATTAAAAATTCACACCGCCATGTGTTATCACTTTTTGTAACTACAACCTTTGGGAAACAGTTGATGAAAGAGCACGGGAAAATTGAACAGCAGTTTAGCAATCTCAAAGATAAAGGGCTGGATCAGCCGCGCTGGTATGGACAAAATCGCTATCTGCTGCATATCCAGTTAGTTTTTCTGATTCATAACATTGCATATTTATTTTAGTTTTGCAACACCCTCAATCTTATTTTTATTTTCTGTACAATACTTAGAATCCGGCAAAGATGAATTCCAATAATGCAAGTGGTATATAGATGAACCGTAACTTTAATATCGCTTATCTTTCCTTAACAACAAATAAGACGCTAAACCAATCACAGTAGGCCTAAGATAATCGCTATTACATGTTTATAACCACATTCAAGTGTCCAATTTTTTCAATAAAAAGAGAGCATCCATAACAAGAGATACTCTTAATGGGAAAAGAAGCGTTAGGATTAAATAGAACACGTTTATTGTCCTACATTTCAATATATGATATATGCTTGGCCTTCATTATGCCTAAATTAACCTCTAAATACGTTTATTGTCTAATTTCTATACAACAAAGAAAAAAGCAACCGTTTTGGATGCTTTACCTTTAAATATAAGTCCCAAACCAATATTTATGGCTCTGTTGCAAAATTTTAAAGAGTAAGCTAAACATTTGCAACAGAACCCTTCGTGTTCAGTAAATGTTGACAAGTCCAATTTTTTTAAGGGTCATCCAACGGTATTACATTAACAATTTCCTCACTCAAATCAAATATGTTAATTAAAATTCGTTTCTTTTCTAGATTCGTTACTATTTCCTCAACTGTAATATTACCAGCTTCATTTAAATGAAAAAGTTTATTTCGACTAAGTGTAACAGCCTTTTTCCCAATGTTTTTACGAATAAATAAACTACTATTAAATGGGCTATAGTTTCGAGTATTTTCCCAACGCTCCTGTAAATATGAAAATTCGACATTATCAATCTCTAACCTACAGGTAAGTTCTTTCTCACTGTGACCCGTTCGAAATACAATATCCCACAAATCATTAAAATTCGGATATATCTTGATTGTAAAAGGTAGAGGTCCTCCGATTGAAGGACGTCCTTGGGATAAAGGAACAATATCTTCAATCATTAAAATACCATCTACCAAATATTGTTGATCTTCAATTGTAACAATGACCGTGCCATGACTTGGACCATTTTCTGGTGGAGTAAGCCCTACCATCGATCCTGCCGCAGCGCGCACATCATATCCTAAAATTTTTATCAGACTGTATAAACCGATTGAATGTCCCCAACATGTCCCTCCCGTTGAATGTTCTAAAAAATTCGAAAAGAATTCTGAAGGATTTCCAATTGGTAATGGACCTGACATTTGATTTCCAAAATAAATCCTTTTATGTATATTATCTTGCGGAACATTTTTGCACCATGACTGATAAAGCATTCTCAGGTTATCTTCACTATTTTTAGGCCATTGTTGAAACCCCAATTTACTTATAACAGCTTCTATCAGCTCTAAACTTACACCAAATCTCAAGCATATTTCTTCAACTTTGTGAATATCCTTTTTTAATAGATTCACTGTATCAACTCCATTATATATTTTGAACATTTTATGAAAATTTATAGTGTAGCTATCCTCTTTTAAATAGAAAATAATGCATTAATTTAACATATTCATACTATTGGGGACTAATGCTCATTCTCTAGTATGAAAACATGTTCATTTTATGCAAATATTTTCACGTTAATAAGTAGTTTCCTTAATTTTGTGTATACAGCTATCATAATCGTATTTATATAAAAAATTAGTTTAGATCTATTTTTTGTTTAAAGATGTTCTAATTTCTTTATTTACAGTGTTTTGAATATATACTTTTATTTTGATTCTGAGGGTGTCAGTTGATTTTAGATAAATTCATTATTTATAAAAAAAACGAGGTCTATAAAGAGACTTCGTATCGAAAAATAGATACTTAGGAGACTCGGAGAGTGTCTACACATCTATTGCAGCCTATATATTTACAATTTTGTTGTTTGATTTGAAAATATGCATATT encodes:
- a CDS encoding arylamine N-acetyltransferase; protein product: MNLLKKDIHKVEEICLRFGVSLELIEAVISKLGFQQWPKNSEDNLRMLYQSWCKNVPQDNIHKRIYFGNQMSGPLPIGNPSEFFSNFLEHSTGGTCWGHSIGLYSLIKILGYDVRAAAGSMVGLTPPENGPSHGTVIVTIEDQQYLVDGILMIEDIVPLSQGRPSIGGPLPFTIKIYPNFNDLWDIVFRTGHSEKELTCRLEIDNVEFSYLQERWENTRNYSPFNSSLFIRKNIGKKAVTLSRNKLFHLNEAGNITVEEIVTNLEKKRILINIFDLSEEIVNVIPLDDP